A single genomic interval of Lathyrus oleraceus cultivar Zhongwan6 chromosome 7, CAAS_Psat_ZW6_1.0, whole genome shotgun sequence harbors:
- the LOC127105344 gene encoding beta-glucosidase 40 codes for MAFRTIVFAVMITILLEIQICLPAEISRADFPHGFVFGTASSAFQYEGAVKEDGRGPSIWDTFSHTFGKVTDFSNADVALDHYHRFEEDIQLMKDLGMDAYRFSISWSRIFPNGSGAINQAGIDHYNKFINALLAKGIEPYVTLYHWDLPQALDDKYKGWLSTEIIKDFAAYAETCFQKFGDRVKHWITFNEPHTFTTQGYDVGLQAPGRCSILFHLFCKAGNSSTEPYIVAHNVLLTHATVADIYKKKYKNIQGGSLGVAFDVIWYEPATNTKEDIEAAQRAQEFQLGWFLDPLMFGDYPSSMRSRVGNRLPKFSPSESTLVKGSLDFVGINHYTTFYARNNSTHVIGTLLNDAIADSGTITLPFNGTKVIAERANSIWLYIVPQSMRTLMNYVKQKYGNPPVFITESGMDDPNSIFISLKDALKDEKRIRYYSGYLSYLQTAIKDDGCNVKGYFAWSLLDNWEWVAGYSSRFGLYFVDYKDNLKRYPKQSVQWFQNFLKSKPAK; via the exons ATGGCATTTAGAACCATCGTATTTGCTGTGATGATAACAATACTGTTAGAGATTCAGATATGCTTACCGGCGGAGATTAGCCGCGCTGATTTCCCACACGGATTTGTATTTGGCACTGCTTCTTCTGCTTTTCAG TATGAAGGAGCTGTGAAAGAAGATGGAAGGGGACCATCTATATGGGATACCTTTTCTCATACTTTTG GCAAGGTTACAGATTTCAGCAATGCTGATGTTGCACTCGATCACTACCACCGATTCGAA GAAGACATTCAACTCATGAAGGACTTGGGGATGGATGCCTATAGATTTTCCATTTCTTGGTCTCGGATTTTTCCCA ATGGATCTGGCGCAATCAATCAGGCAGGAATTGATCATTATAATAAATTCATCAATGCATTACTAGCAAAAG GAATTGAACCTTATGTGACACTCTACCACTGGGACCTACCTCAAGCCTTGGACGACAAGTATAAGGGATGGCTCAGCACTGAAATCAT AAAGGACTTTGCAGCTTATGCTGAGACATGCTTTCAGAAATTCGGAGACAGGGTGAAGCACTGGATCACATTTAATGAGCCACATACATTCACTACACAAGGATATGATGTTGGTTTACAAGCACCTGGACGGTGCTCTATTCTCTTTCATTTGTTTTGTAAAGCAGGAAACTCTTCTACTGAACCTTACATTGTTGCTCACAATGTCCTACTTACACATGCAACAGTAGCAGATATTTATAAGAAAAAGTATAAG AATATTCAAGGTGGATCACTTGGAGTAGCTTTTGATGTCATTTGGTATGAACCTGCCACAAACACTAAAGAAGACATTGAAGCAGCTCAGAGAGCTCAAGAGTTTCAGCTAGGCTG GTTTCTTGATCCTTTGATGTTTGGAGATTATCCAAGTTCAATGAGAAGCCGAGTAGGAAACAGGCTGCCAAAATTTTCTCCATCCGAGTCTACTCTTGTTAAAGGTTCACTAGATTTTGTTGGAATCAACCATTACACCACATTTTATGCAAGAAACAATTCTACTCATGTAATTGGAACTTTGCTCAATGATGCTATTGCAGACTCCGGTACCATTACCCTTC CATTCAACGGCACTAAAGTTATTGCAGAAAGG GCAAATTCAATATGGTTATACATTGTGCCACAAAGTATGAGAACCTTAATGAACTACGTCAAACAAAAATATGGCAACCCTCCCGTCTTTATCACCGAAAGTG GAATGGATGATCCAAATAGTATATTTATCTCCCTTAAAGACGCTTTAAAGGACGAGAAACGTATTCGATATTACAGTGGCTATTTATCTTATCTACAAACAGCTATCAA AGATGATGGTTGCAATGTGAAAGGATATTTTGCTTGGTCATTGCTGGATAATTGGGAGTGGGTAGCTGGATATTCTTCAAGATTTGGTCTGTATTTTGTTGACTACAAAGACAACTTAAAGAGATACCCTAAACAATCTGTTCAATGGTTCCAGAACTTTCTGAAATCAAAACCAGCTAAGTAG